The following nucleotide sequence is from Microbacterium arborescens.
GCACGAGATCAGACGGCTGCTGGCCGATGCGCTCGCCGAGGAGGCGACCGCCCGCGTCGTCGCCGACCTCGGCATGGGCTACACGGTCTGGCACGACGTCGCCGCCGATCCGCGCGACCCCGACGTGAAGCTCGACCACGTCGTGCTCGGGCCCTCGGGCCTTTACGCCGTGCTGTCGGAGGACTTCGGCGCGCCCGTGCGCACCCGCCGGGGCGAGTTGATCGGCGAGGGGGTCGACTCCCCGATCGCGACGCTCGTGCACCGGGCGCGTGCGCTCAGCCGCGCTGCCCGGGTGAAGTTCAGCGGCGTCATCGTGGTGCTCCCCGACGACGACGTCGTGCAGGCCATCGAGGAGCTCGGCCGCGTGCGCGGGCTCGCGGTCGCGGTTGTCGGCCGCTCCGCGCTCGCCACGGTGCTGCGCCGGGGGGTCGCCGGTGCGCGTGAGATCGGCGGCAACGAGCTCTTCGACGTGCGCACCCGGCTGCAGCAGACGGTGCGGTTCGTGTGACGTCCCGAGCAGCCGTGCGAGCGGCCTACGACACGGTCGCGGCCGACTACGCGGCTCTGCTGCCCGATGCTTCGTTCGAATCCCCGGAAGACGTCGCCCTGATCGATCGGTTCCTCGACCTGCTCCCGAGCGGCGCCCGTGTGCTCGACGCCGGATGCGGGGCGGGGCGGATGCTGCACCTGATGCGCGAGCGCCGGCCGGACCTGCGCCTCGTCGGCCTCGACCTCTCGCCGCAGATGATCGGGCTGGCGCGCGCGGGCTGTCCGTTCGCCGATCTCGCCGTGGGCGACCTGGCGGACGTGCCGTTGCCCGACGGATCCGTGGCCGGCGTGCTCGCCTGGTACTCCGTGATCCATGACGGCACGGACGAGCTCGACCTCATCGCCGACGAGTTCGCCCGGGTCTCGACGGCGGGCGGCCTCGTGCTGCTGGGTTTCCAGAGTGGCCGCGGCACGCGTCGGATCGACCGGGCGTACGGTCACGACGTCTCGCTCGATGCGGTTCTGCACGACCCCCGCGAGGTCGCGGCAGCCTTCGCGGCTCGCGGATTCGCCGTGCTCGACCAGCGCGAGCGGCTCGCGCGGGGTGGTGAACCGCACCCACAGGGGTTCGTGCTGGCGCGACGCGAGGTCAGCCTGCTAGGCCCCACAGCTGCAGCGGGTGGCTGAGGCGCCACCAGATGTCGGGATCGGGGATGTCCGAGGTCAGACGCAGGGCCGTCGTCGCTGATCCGAGGGGGCCGGTGAGGGTGAGCTCGCCCGCCTGGTCGTCCGCGTCGCGGGCGTCTCCGAGGTCGACGCTCGCGGCCGCCTGAGCGGACTGCGTGTTCCAGAGGGCGACACGGATGTCGGCTTCGGTGACGATCTCGGCGGTCGCTCCCCACGGAGTCGTCGCGGTGCCGGCGACGGTTCCCGCGGGGAGGACCGGTGACGCCGAGATCTCGGCGATCGTGCGATCGAGCAGCGCGGCCGTCGCCGAGTGGCGGGTTTCGTCGTCGGGCTGGTCGAGGGCGGTCGCGAACACGCGCACGTTGACACCGTCGAGGTCGGTGTCCTTCGCCGCGACGAGGTTGTAGGAGCCGTACAGGCTGCCCGTCTTGACCCCGACGACGGCGGGGTCGGCGAGCAGGGCGTTCGTGTTCTCGACGAACCCGGCACCCGGCAGCTCGACGGAGCGCTGGGCCACGATTCCCGAGATGACGGGGTTCGACATCGCGCTCTCGGCCAGGGCGATGACCGATGCCGGTGCCGCCGTGTTGCCGGGATCGATTCCGCTCGAATCGACGACGGTGACGCCGCCGAGGTCGTGCGCCCGCAACCAGGCGTTCGCCGCCTCGACGTAGGCGTCCTCGTCGGGCCAGAGATCGAACACGAGGCGGTCGGCGTAGTTGTTCGCCGAGCCGATCAGCACGCCCTGCAGCAGCTGGTACTGGGTCAGCACCCCGCCGACGGGAACGTCCAGAGCCGACTGGTCGTCGGCGATGTACGCGCGGTACTCCCGACGGTCGGCGGCGGTGAAAGCGAACTCGGGGCCTTGTTCGCCGTCGGCGAGCGGCATCCGGTCGAGCACGACGAGGGCGGTCACGAGCTTGGTGATGCTCGCGATCGACTCCGGCTCGCCCGACGACGCCGACACGGCGGCGAATCCGCCGACGGCCGTCGCCCCGGCGCCCTCGGCGGGCCACGCGGGCTGGGCGATGGCGGCGGCGGGAGCCGCGACGGCGGCGGGCAGGATCTCGGGCGCGACGGCATCCAACGGCCACATCAGCGTCGCCCCGGTGTACCCGCCTGCGACGAGCACGGCCACACCGAGCGTCGTGAGCACGGCCGGCGCCGCCGACCGGCGCGGCCGCTCGGTGAGCAGTTCGGCGTGCGCGAGCGTGTACGGACCGGCCGAGGCAGCTGCTTCGCGGTGCCCGTTCGCGCCGGTGACCGCGTCGTCGTCGACCCACGCGAGGGCGACGCGCGAGTCGGGAGATGTCACCCGCCCAACGTACAACGCGCGTGCGCCGATATACTTCATCGACAACCACGGGAGTCCGGTGAGCCGGGCTGAGAGGAAGCGATCCACGCTTCGACCGTCGAACCTGATCCGGATCATGCCGGCGCAGGGAGGAGAGAGAAATGCACGCTGCTGCGTCCACCACCGAGCCCACCGATCGTCGTCCCGGGCACGCGCCCGGCCGCTTCCGCTGGCGCGTCGTCGACATCGTCGTCGCGAGCGTCATCGGTGTCGCCTGCGCCGCGGTGTTCCTCCTGTGGAACGTCGCATATCAGGGGCCGTCGGCCGCATTGACGCCGCTGCTCCCGGGCCTGCAGGGCCTGCTCGCGGGGCCCTGGCTCATCGCCGGCGTGCTCGGCGGCCTCATCATCCGCAAGCCCGGCGCGGCGTTGTACACCGAACTGCTGGCGGCCGTGATCTCGGCGCTCGTCGGCAATCAGTGGGGACCCCTGACGATCGTGTCCGGCCTCGTGCAGGGATTCGGCGCCGAACTGATCTTCCTGGTCTTCCTCTACGCGGCGTGGCGTCTGCCGGTCGCCCTCCTCGCGGGCGCGGGCGCGGGACTTGCCGGTGGCATCAACGACCGCATCCTCTGGTACCCGGGCGCCGACACGCTCTTCACGTCGGTCTACATCGCCTCGACGACGCTGTCGGGCGCGGTGATCGCAGGTCTCGGCGGCTGGCTCATCACACGTGCCCTGGCACGCACCGGGGCGCTCAGCCGGTTCGCGGCCGGGCGCGAAGCCACCGCCCGCGTCTGACGGTGGGTGACGCCGGCGCGGCGCGGCCCGCGACCCTGGAGGCCCGCGGGTGGGGGTGGCGCTACGCCACCCGACGCGCGTGGGCCGCGAGCGAGACCTCCTTCACGATCGAGGCCGGTGAACGGGTGCTCCTGCTCGGGGCGTCGGGGTCGGGCAAGTCGACGCTGCTGCAGGGGCTCGCAGGGGTCCTCGGAGGGGCGGACGAGGGTGAGCAGGAAGGATCGCTCCTCGTCGACGGTCGGTCGGCTGCCGAGGCGCGCGGTCGCGTCGGACTGGTCCTCCAAGACCCCGACAGTCAGACGATCCTCGCGCGGGTGGGCGATGACGCGGCCTTCGGATGCGAGAACCTGGGGGTGGCGCGCGAGGAGATCTGGTCTCGGGTACGGGCTGCCCTGGATGCCGTGGGCCTCGACGTCCCTCTCGATCGCTCGACCGCGGCCCTGTCGGGCGGGCAGAAGCAGCGCCTCGCGCTCGCCGGCGTCGTCGCGATGCGGCCGGGCGCCGTGCTGCTCGACGAGCCCACGGCCAACCTCGATCCGGCCGGCGTGATCGAGGTGCGCGATGCCGTCGCGCGGGTGCTCGATGCCACGGGAGCCACGCTCGTCGTGATCGAGCACCGGATCGATGCCTGGCTCCCGCTCGTCGACCGCGTGATCGTGCTGGCGCCCGGCGGCGGGGTCGTCGCGGACGGCGACCCGCGGACGGTGCTCACCGAACGCGGCGCCGAGCTCGCGTCGGCGGGCGTATGGGTGCCCGGCATCCGGCCGTCCTCGCCGCCGCGCCCGGTGGCCTCGCCGGGTGACGTCCTACTGTCGGCCGAACGTCTCGTCGTCGGGCGTGCACCGGGCTCGCCGGCCGCCGGGCCGCTCGACCTCGACGTGCGTGCCGGCGAAGCGCTCGGCATCGTGGGGCCCAATGGTGTCGGCAAATCGACGCTCGGGCTCACGCTCGCCGGGCTGCTGCCGGCGCAGGGTGGGATCGTCCGTACTGCTGACGACGTGGCGGCGGGCGCCGCGCTCGTCCGCGGACGGCGACGGGAGCGGGCGGACCCCGCGGCATGGAGCTCGACGGCATTGCTGACGCGGATCGGAACCGTCCTGCAGGAGCCCGAGCACCAGATCCTCCGCTCCACGGTGCGCGACGAGCTCGAGGTCGGGCCGCGGGCCCTGGGCATCGAGGCGGGGGAGGTCGCGGCACGCGTCGACGAGCTGCTCGAGCGGCTGAGGCTCGCCCCGCTCGCGGGGGCCAATCCCTACACGCTCTCCGGCGGCGAGAAGCGCCGTTTGACCGTGGCCGCGATGCTGGCGGCGCGGCCACGCATCGTGGTCCTCGACGAGCCGACCTACGGGCAGGATGCCCGAACCTGGTCGGAGCTGGTCGCGATCATCGCCGCCCTCCGCGACGGTGTCGACGATCGCGGGCCCCTCGGAGTCATCACGATCACGCACGACGACGCCGTGCTCGATGCGCTCGCGGCCCGGCGATTCGCGCTCACCGCTCCGACGGGGGTGCCGGCATGACCGCGGCGGCGGTGACCCGAGACGCGCCGCGCGGCGTCGCGGCGCTCAACCCCGTGGCGAAGTTGCTGGCGGCGCTTCTCATCGCGATGCCGCTCGTGATCACGATCGACCCCGTGTCCGCCGGCGTCGCGCTGCTCCTGGAGCTGCCGCTGCTGCTCGCCTCGGGGGTCGGCTGGCGCCGGTTCTGGGTGCGGACGCTTCCGTTGTGGATCGCCGCCCCCGCGGCCGCGGTGACGATTTCGCTCTACGGCGAGCGGAGCGGAGCCGAGGTCTTCGCTTGGGCGTTCGTCCACGTCAGCGAGGGCTCGCTCGCACTCGGCCTGGCGGCAGCTCTGCGTGTCCTCGCGATCGGTCTGCCGGCCGTCGTGCTGTTCATCACCGTGGACCCGACCGACCTCGCCGACGGATTGGCCCAGATCCTGCGGCTTCCGGCGCGGTTCGTCATCGGCGGGCTCGCGGGCATGCGGATGCTCGGGCTGCTCGCCGAGGACTGGCGTGCGCTCGCGCTCGCGCGGCGTGCCCGCGGCGTCGCCGACGACGGCCGTCTGAGTCGGACGCTCGGCATGGCCTTCGCGCTGCTCGTGCTCGCCATCCGTCGCGGCTCGGCCCTCGCGACGGCGATGGAGGCGCGGGCCTTCGGTGCCCCGGGGCGACGCACCTGGGCACGGGAGTCGCGGCTCGCGGCATCCGACGCGGCGATCATCGCGGGCGGACTCGCGATCTCGGTGACGGCGGTCGCGGTGTCGGTCGCGGTCGGCGCCTTCCACCCGATCTTC
It contains:
- a CDS encoding DnaJ domain-containing protein, whose product is MFDSPLSASAYDVLGVAPDVDDEELRRAYRLRLRQTHPDTGGDAVAFVQVQRAWDLVGTATARAAYDRGHGFTAAPDFSPGASTWRPPQRPADTRPRARSFGQPGGWRRERYLTLIREWVGRGAPLDDPYDPALVRTAPHEIRRLLADALAEEATARVVADLGMGYTVWHDVAADPRDPDVKLDHVVLGPSGLYAVLSEDFGAPVRTRRGELIGEGVDSPIATLVHRARALSRAARVKFSGVIVVLPDDDVVQAIEELGRVRGLAVAVVGRSALATVLRRGVAGAREIGGNELFDVRTRLQQTVRFV
- a CDS encoding class I SAM-dependent DNA methyltransferase; protein product: MTSRAAVRAAYDTVAADYAALLPDASFESPEDVALIDRFLDLLPSGARVLDAGCGAGRMLHLMRERRPDLRLVGLDLSPQMIGLARAGCPFADLAVGDLADVPLPDGSVAGVLAWYSVIHDGTDELDLIADEFARVSTAGGLVLLGFQSGRGTRRIDRAYGHDVSLDAVLHDPREVAAAFAARGFAVLDQRERLARGGEPHPQGFVLARREVSLLGPTAAAGG
- a CDS encoding D-alanyl-D-alanine carboxypeptidase, whose translation is MTSPDSRVALAWVDDDAVTGANGHREAAASAGPYTLAHAELLTERPRRSAAPAVLTTLGVAVLVAGGYTGATLMWPLDAVAPEILPAAVAAPAAAIAQPAWPAEGAGATAVGGFAAVSASSGEPESIASITKLVTALVVLDRMPLADGEQGPEFAFTAADRREYRAYIADDQSALDVPVGGVLTQYQLLQGVLIGSANNYADRLVFDLWPDEDAYVEAANAWLRAHDLGGVTVVDSSGIDPGNTAAPASVIALAESAMSNPVISGIVAQRSVELPGAGFVENTNALLADPAVVGVKTGSLYGSYNLVAAKDTDLDGVNVRVFATALDQPDDETRHSATAALLDRTIAEISASPVLPAGTVAGTATTPWGATAEIVTEADIRVALWNTQSAQAAASVDLGDARDADDQAGELTLTGPLGSATTALRLTSDIPDPDIWWRLSHPLQLWGLAG
- a CDS encoding ECF transporter S component, with protein sequence MHAAASTTEPTDRRPGHAPGRFRWRVVDIVVASVIGVACAAVFLLWNVAYQGPSAALTPLLPGLQGLLAGPWLIAGVLGGLIIRKPGAALYTELLAAVISALVGNQWGPLTIVSGLVQGFGAELIFLVFLYAAWRLPVALLAGAGAGLAGGINDRILWYPGADTLFTSVYIASTTLSGAVIAGLGGWLITRALARTGALSRFAAGREATARV
- a CDS encoding ABC transporter ATP-binding protein, giving the protein MGDAGAARPATLEARGWGWRYATRRAWAASETSFTIEAGERVLLLGASGSGKSTLLQGLAGVLGGADEGEQEGSLLVDGRSAAEARGRVGLVLQDPDSQTILARVGDDAAFGCENLGVAREEIWSRVRAALDAVGLDVPLDRSTAALSGGQKQRLALAGVVAMRPGAVLLDEPTANLDPAGVIEVRDAVARVLDATGATLVVIEHRIDAWLPLVDRVIVLAPGGGVVADGDPRTVLTERGAELASAGVWVPGIRPSSPPRPVASPGDVLLSAERLVVGRAPGSPAAGPLDLDVRAGEALGIVGPNGVGKSTLGLTLAGLLPAQGGIVRTADDVAAGAALVRGRRRERADPAAWSSTALLTRIGTVLQEPEHQILRSTVRDELEVGPRALGIEAGEVAARVDELLERLRLAPLAGANPYTLSGGEKRRLTVAAMLAARPRIVVLDEPTYGQDARTWSELVAIIAALRDGVDDRGPLGVITITHDDAVLDALAARRFALTAPTGVPA
- a CDS encoding energy-coupling factor transporter transmembrane component T family protein, whose amino-acid sequence is MTAAAVTRDAPRGVAALNPVAKLLAALLIAMPLVITIDPVSAGVALLLELPLLLASGVGWRRFWVRTLPLWIAAPAAAVTISLYGERSGAEVFAWAFVHVSEGSLALGLAAALRVLAIGLPAVVLFITVDPTDLADGLAQILRLPARFVIGGLAGMRMLGLLAEDWRALALARRARGVADDGRLSRTLGMAFALLVLAIRRGSALATAMEARAFGAPGRRTWARESRLAASDAAIIAGGLAISVTAVAVSVAVGAFHPIFGPS